The following are encoded in a window of Longimicrobiales bacterium genomic DNA:
- a CDS encoding Lrp/AsnC family transcriptional regulator, with product MYDNLDLQILQLLQENARMPNAEIARRVGLAPSAVFQRIRKLEQNGVLRGYHAEICPVALDQGLLAFVLIRTSEGARARETAELLAGIPEVLEVHRVVGDDCFFLKVRVRDTDALGELLDDKIQPLPPVAATRTTIVLSTAKDARPSVTPTLARLAQEDEDQTAADQAS from the coding sequence ATGTACGACAATCTGGATCTGCAGATCCTGCAGCTGCTCCAGGAGAACGCCCGCATGCCGAACGCCGAGATCGCGCGGCGCGTCGGCCTCGCCCCGTCCGCCGTGTTCCAGCGGATCCGCAAGCTCGAACAGAACGGCGTGCTCCGCGGCTACCACGCCGAGATCTGCCCCGTCGCACTCGACCAGGGACTCCTCGCCTTCGTCCTCATCCGTACCTCCGAGGGCGCCCGCGCCCGGGAAACCGCCGAGCTGCTCGCGGGCATTCCCGAGGTGCTCGAGGTCCATCGCGTGGTCGGTGACGACTGCTTCTTCCTCAAGGTGCGCGTCCGCGACACCGACGCGCTCGGCGAGCTGCTCGACGACAAGATCCAGCCGCTCCCGCCCGTCGCCGCCACCCGCACGACCATCGTGCTGAGCACCGCCAAGGACGCCCGGCCCTCCGTCACCCCGACCCTCGCCCGCCTCGCGCAGGAGGACGAAGACCAGACCGCGGCCGACCAGGCGAGCTGA
- a CDS encoding plastocyanin/azurin family copper-binding protein, which produces MQRRYAWMLAGVALLAGVASCSDGGGGGTTEPQTGTVSGSVEAAGTGVPGATLTLVRAQSTRTATSSGTGAFSFASVATGSWTLGIDPPEGFVLAPNQDETVAVTVNANQTTTVEFALEEEEPGDEPVLITLQGTSFSPSDVTISVGETVRWENRDGATHTVTPDGHSAWAEAVLDANGEAFEHTFNTAGTYNYYCNPHRTQGMTGVIRVQ; this is translated from the coding sequence ATGCAGCGAAGGTATGCCTGGATGCTGGCCGGAGTAGCACTGTTGGCGGGGGTAGCGAGTTGCAGTGACGGAGGTGGTGGTGGCACGACGGAGCCGCAGACGGGGACGGTCAGCGGGTCGGTGGAGGCTGCGGGGACGGGGGTCCCGGGCGCTACGCTGACGCTGGTACGGGCGCAGAGCACGCGGACGGCGACGTCGTCGGGGACGGGTGCCTTTTCGTTTGCGAGTGTGGCGACGGGTTCGTGGACGCTGGGCATCGACCCGCCGGAAGGGTTCGTGCTGGCGCCCAACCAGGACGAGACGGTTGCGGTGACCGTGAATGCGAACCAGACGACGACGGTCGAGTTTGCGCTGGAGGAGGAGGAACCGGGCGACGAGCCGGTCCTGATCACGCTGCAGGGCACGAGCTTCTCGCCGAGCGACGTGACGATCAGCGTGGGTGAGACGGTGCGCTGGGAGAACCGTGACGGGGCTACGCACACGGTCACGCCGGACGGACACAGCGCATGGGCGGAGGCAGTGCTCGACGCGAACGGTGAGGCATTCGAGCACACGTTCAACACGGCGGGCACATACAACTACTACTGCAACCCGCACCGCACGCAGGGCATGACGGGCGTGATCCGGGTGCAGTGA
- a CDS encoding plastocyanin/azurin family copper-binding protein encodes MRASLVVTATMLATLLAASAVSARAQSLLERSPNLGGTWSGESGTLHFHFMHRFEATDPPARKVLNSPTFLLAATLPHNLLAGARYATNSLVRTGYPNEWEFFGRWHMLTQESGVPLDASIHGGWNQAASSADAELTLARRLGRLRVLGAGRVLSDAYHSGETRFAAGGGATLKVLDWLALAGDAMTLLDRADEEDVAWSAGVQLQIPMSPHTLSLHASNANTTTLQGTSRGVGEVMYGFEFTIPLTLSRYFGRRTQSAESAAPAPPAAVEVDMTNRLLFSPDTVRIRSGETVLWRNSSMLPHTVTADRSRAASADNVVLPAGAEPFDSGNIDPGRSWSYTFTVPGTYQYVCLPHELAGMIGVVVVEGGS; translated from the coding sequence ATGCGCGCGTCGCTGGTGGTGACGGCGACCATGCTCGCGACGCTGCTTGCGGCGTCCGCGGTGTCGGCGCGTGCGCAGTCGCTGCTGGAGCGCTCGCCGAACCTGGGCGGCACGTGGTCGGGCGAGTCGGGCACGCTGCATTTCCATTTCATGCACCGCTTCGAGGCGACGGATCCGCCTGCGCGGAAGGTGCTCAACTCGCCGACGTTCCTGCTGGCGGCGACGCTGCCGCACAACCTGCTGGCTGGCGCGCGCTACGCTACCAACTCGCTGGTGCGCACGGGCTATCCGAACGAATGGGAGTTCTTCGGCCGCTGGCACATGCTGACACAGGAGAGCGGCGTACCGCTGGATGCATCGATTCACGGTGGCTGGAACCAGGCCGCGTCCAGCGCCGACGCGGAGCTGACGCTTGCGCGTCGGCTCGGTCGGCTGCGTGTCCTTGGTGCCGGCCGCGTGCTGTCGGACGCGTATCACTCGGGAGAGACGCGGTTTGCCGCGGGTGGTGGAGCCACGCTCAAGGTACTCGACTGGCTCGCGCTGGCGGGCGACGCGATGACGCTGCTCGACCGTGCGGACGAGGAGGACGTCGCCTGGAGTGCAGGGGTACAGCTGCAGATTCCGATGTCGCCGCACACGCTGTCGCTGCATGCGTCGAATGCGAACACGACGACGCTGCAGGGCACGTCGCGTGGGGTCGGCGAGGTGATGTACGGGTTCGAGTTCACGATCCCGCTGACGCTGAGCCGCTATTTCGGCCGGCGCACGCAGTCGGCCGAGTCGGCCGCACCGGCTCCGCCCGCAGCAGTGGAAGTGGACATGACCAACCGGCTGCTGTTCTCGCCGGACACGGTGCGGATCCGGAGTGGCGAGACGGTGCTGTGGCGGAACTCGTCGATGCTGCCGCACACGGTGACCGCGGACCGCTCCAGGGCGGCGTCAGCAGACAACGTCGTGTTGCCGGCAGGCGCGGAGCCCTTCGATTCGGGCAACATCGATCCGGGCCGCTCGTGGTCGTACACGTTCACCGTGCCCGGCACGTACCAGTACGTGTGCCTGCCGCATGAGCTGGCCGGCATGATCGGCGTCGTGGTCGTGGAGGGCGGCTCATGA
- a CDS encoding plastocyanin/azurin family copper-binding protein, with product MSMHARAGSFFALRVPASSLHARAAKRHCSIVLVLSVLLAAACFSSDPAGNDDGDADVTIDMTADLLYSPAAATARVGETVRWVNRSNIPHTVTADPDLAANPQSVMLPAGAAPFDSGLIDAGGSYTRTFTVPGTYRYFCRPHEGAAMIGTIVVSE from the coding sequence ATGAGCATGCATGCCAGGGCCGGTTCGTTCTTCGCCTTGCGTGTGCCTGCATCCTCACTGCACGCGCGCGCCGCGAAGCGGCACTGCAGCATTGTGCTGGTCCTGTCGGTGCTGCTGGCTGCTGCGTGCTTCAGCAGTGACCCGGCGGGCAACGACGATGGGGATGCCGACGTCACGATCGACATGACGGCAGACCTCTTGTACTCGCCCGCTGCCGCAACGGCGCGGGTCGGGGAGACCGTTCGGTGGGTGAACCGGAGCAACATCCCGCACACGGTCACTGCGGACCCCGATCTCGCTGCCAACCCGCAAAGCGTGATGCTGCCTGCGGGTGCCGCGCCGTTCGACAGCGGGCTGATCGACGCAGGAGGATCGTACACGCGCACGTTCACGGTGCCGGGCACGTACCGCTACTTCTGTCGCCCGCACGAGGGTGCGGCCATGATCGGGACGATCGTGGTGAGCGAGTGA
- a CDS encoding DinB family protein → MGGIIGAAGLKRLFTYTDWANGAILDATAALQHEQLTRDLHSSFPSVRDTLVHIAESDWIWLRRWTVESPAGPPDWRVETHADVRQRWEDVMRERQAFLAPLDDAAMQRTVEYRRLDGSEHRSALWELLLHVVNHSTYHRGQVTTMLRQLGAPTVATDMTRWYREHAAELTP, encoded by the coding sequence ATGGGCGGCATCATCGGCGCAGCCGGACTGAAACGGCTGTTCACCTACACCGACTGGGCGAACGGCGCCATCCTGGACGCCACCGCCGCCCTGCAGCACGAACAGCTCACGCGCGACCTGCACAGCAGCTTCCCCTCCGTTCGCGACACCCTGGTTCACATCGCCGAGTCCGACTGGATCTGGCTTCGCCGCTGGACCGTCGAGTCGCCGGCGGGCCCGCCCGACTGGCGAGTGGAGACGCACGCCGATGTCCGGCAGCGCTGGGAGGACGTCATGCGCGAGCGCCAGGCGTTCCTGGCACCGCTCGACGATGCCGCCATGCAGCGCACCGTGGAGTACAGACGGCTCGATGGCAGTGAGCACCGCAGTGCGCTCTGGGAATTGCTGCTGCACGTCGTCAACCACTCGACCTACCACCGCGGCCAGGTCACGACGATGCTGCGCCAGCTCGGTGCGCCCACGGTCGCCACCGACATGACACGCTGGTACCGCGAGCACGCCGCAGAGCTCACCCCCTGA
- a CDS encoding DUF2277 domain-containing protein: protein MCRNIRPLFNFEPEATDSEVRASALQYVRKISGYTKPSQANQDAFDRAVDEVAAATRRLLDSLVTNAPPKDREVEAMRARERAAKRYGAA, encoded by the coding sequence ATGTGCAGAAACATTCGACCGCTTTTCAACTTTGAGCCCGAAGCGACCGACAGCGAGGTCCGCGCATCCGCACTGCAGTACGTGCGCAAGATCAGCGGCTACACGAAGCCGTCACAGGCTAACCAGGACGCGTTCGACCGGGCCGTCGACGAGGTCGCGGCGGCCACGCGCCGCCTGCTCGACTCGCTCGTCACGAACGCGCCGCCGAAGGACCGCGAGGTGGAAGCAATGCGTGCACGGGAGCGCGCGGCAAAGCGGTACGGCGCGGCATGA
- a CDS encoding GNAT family protein, translating to MFDAAPTLTGSTVRLEPLTLEHVPGLCAVGLDPELWRWTTSLVDDAGEMERYVQVALRAQESGSAIPFATIELASGRVVGSTRFAAIARPFRRVEIGWTWVARPWQRTAVNTEAKYLMLRHAFEVEGCIRVEFKTDVLNQASRNALQRIGAREEGVLRDHVITATGRVRDTIYFSILAREWPDVKAMLERRLAMPPSR from the coding sequence ATGTTCGATGCCGCCCCGACACTGACGGGATCCACCGTCCGCCTGGAGCCGCTCACGCTCGAGCACGTGCCGGGGCTGTGCGCCGTCGGACTGGACCCGGAGCTCTGGCGCTGGACCACGTCGCTGGTCGACGACGCCGGGGAAATGGAGCGCTACGTCCAGGTCGCCCTGCGCGCGCAGGAGTCCGGCAGCGCCATCCCCTTCGCTACCATCGAGCTGGCCAGCGGCCGCGTTGTCGGCTCGACCCGCTTCGCCGCGATCGCACGCCCTTTCCGGCGCGTCGAGATCGGCTGGACGTGGGTGGCCCGGCCGTGGCAGCGCACCGCAGTGAACACCGAGGCAAAGTACCTGATGCTGCGCCACGCCTTCGAGGTGGAGGGATGCATCCGCGTCGAGTTCAAGACCGACGTGCTCAACCAGGCGTCGCGCAACGCGCTGCAGCGGATCGGCGCGCGTGAGGAAGGTGTGCTGCGCGACCACGTGATCACCGCGACCGGCCGCGTGCGTGACACCATCTACTTCAGCATCCTCGCCCGCGAGTGGCCCGATGTGAAGGCCATGCTGGAGCGCCGCCTCGCCATGCCGCCGTCCCGCTGA
- a CDS encoding O-antigen ligase family protein: MNEPARSFDAAVPLPESAGAAPAATPPLEVEVAGATSAERRALRILQVGAIFVVLAAVTWKTYELDRFFIPKELVLHLTALAGLIQVRRTLRTPRFGWVDVLLALHLAIGVAGSVLAVNHWNALRGVAITASAIAVFLVARAVSAAGLRPRLLAAIAVAVVIGCITSLMQTYGVETDFFSINRAPGGTFGNRNFVAHMAAFGLPVVLLVTVSARNAGGWLAGALGSAVVIGTLFLTRSRAAWLAAAGALLVLLLALVLAPALRRDGRVWRRTLGIVAIGAAAVVAALLVPNTLEWASANPYLDSMRDVTNYEEGSGAGRLVQYRRSLDMAADNALLGVGPGNWAVHYADYAAGGDPSMSGRTPGMTANPWPSSDWVAFLAERGVAATLLLALAFIAMAVRGMQQLFNTSEPADALRAAALLALLLATAVAGMFDAVLLLALPALLVFTAAGALYEPPDSRVHPGARARSVAFGVLALLVLVASLRSAAQLVAMGIHQETNDATALRAAALVDPGNFRIRVQLARGGSGLGREARCGHAHAAHALYPNAAEARRLSRNCE; encoded by the coding sequence TTGAACGAACCAGCCCGCAGCTTCGACGCAGCCGTGCCGCTGCCTGAGTCAGCCGGTGCGGCGCCCGCCGCGACACCACCGCTCGAGGTGGAGGTTGCCGGTGCAACCTCTGCCGAGCGCCGCGCGCTCCGTATTCTCCAGGTCGGCGCCATCTTCGTGGTCCTGGCCGCCGTCACATGGAAGACGTACGAGCTGGACCGTTTCTTCATCCCCAAGGAGCTGGTCCTTCACCTGACCGCGCTGGCTGGCCTGATCCAGGTTCGCAGGACTCTGCGGACGCCGCGGTTCGGCTGGGTCGACGTGCTCCTCGCGCTGCACCTGGCAATCGGCGTCGCCGGTAGCGTGCTGGCGGTCAACCACTGGAACGCGCTGCGCGGGGTGGCGATTACCGCATCGGCGATTGCGGTGTTCCTCGTCGCACGTGCGGTGAGCGCGGCGGGACTGCGGCCGCGCCTGCTCGCTGCCATTGCCGTCGCGGTCGTGATCGGCTGCATCACGTCGCTGATGCAGACCTACGGCGTCGAAACCGATTTCTTCTCGATCAATCGTGCTCCCGGCGGTACGTTCGGCAACCGCAACTTCGTTGCGCACATGGCCGCGTTCGGGCTGCCGGTCGTGCTGCTCGTCACGGTGTCGGCGCGCAACGCCGGCGGCTGGCTGGCTGGCGCGCTCGGCAGCGCGGTCGTCATCGGGACACTGTTCCTCACCCGCTCCCGCGCCGCATGGCTGGCCGCCGCCGGCGCGCTGCTCGTGCTGCTGCTCGCACTCGTCCTTGCACCCGCGCTCCGGCGCGACGGACGCGTGTGGCGACGCACGCTCGGCATCGTCGCGATCGGCGCCGCAGCGGTCGTCGCGGCACTGCTCGTACCGAACACCCTGGAGTGGGCGAGCGCGAATCCGTACCTCGACTCGATGCGCGACGTGACCAACTACGAGGAGGGCAGCGGCGCAGGGCGGCTCGTGCAGTACCGGCGCTCGCTCGACATGGCCGCCGACAACGCACTGCTCGGCGTCGGACCGGGCAACTGGGCCGTGCACTACGCCGACTACGCGGCGGGCGGCGACCCGTCGATGTCCGGACGGACGCCCGGCATGACCGCCAACCCGTGGCCGAGCAGCGACTGGGTCGCATTCCTCGCCGAGCGCGGCGTTGCCGCCACGCTGCTGCTCGCCCTCGCGTTCATTGCGATGGCCGTGCGCGGCATGCAGCAGCTGTTCAACACGAGCGAGCCGGCCGATGCGCTGCGCGCCGCGGCACTGCTCGCACTGCTGCTGGCGACCGCGGTCGCGGGTATGTTCGACGCCGTGCTGCTGCTCGCGCTGCCCGCGCTCCTGGTGTTCACCGCTGCCGGCGCACTCTACGAGCCGCCCGACTCGAGAGTGCACCCCGGTGCACGCGCGCGCAGCGTCGCATTCGGCGTGCTCGCCCTGCTCGTGCTGGTCGCTTCGCTGCGGAGTGCGGCGCAGCTGGTCGCCATGGGCATCCACCAGGAGACCAACGACGCCACCGCGCTGCGCGCAGCGGCGCTCGTCGATCCCGGCAACTTCCGCATCCGTGTCCAGCTCGCGCGCGGCGGCAGCGGCCTGGGACGCGAGGCGCGCTGCGGCCACGCACACGCAGCGCACGCGCTCTACCCGAACGCCGCCGAGGCCCGCCGCCTCAGCCGCAACTGCGAGTAA
- a CDS encoding GAF domain-containing protein, which produces MIASTTSSIPSADPHARHADEILSAVVFGAQDFLNHDDWEPVLDPWLERLGRATGSHRVRVFRNLEPEPDSGLRTGILAEWRAPEVVGLVDAPLEELTYSQCGCDRWPAVLAGGEQIVGSTGDFADCERAFLRAQGIESVAIVPVFVRAEWWGFMAFGDCVSPREWSEPVLQALSAAAGILGATLARRDMEHRISASLAREQLAAEIGALLTDEPRTLDESLHRCARTLVKHLHADAVRIWHIDDGGQLLRSSPAAGRVQRILPVQALQVGDYAIGRIAATAEPEVWTDGIPELWPGSLAAAEEDGLRGGAGHPLKKDGKVVGVVTMLLREPPTEAQLDSLASITDELALAIEHSRAQSAHRRSEERYRQLVEATVEGIVMHDRSGIIDVNPSTTTLTGYTAEELIGTPAVDYISPAYRDLVSHYVATNYQEPYEAEIVHRSGRIFPVEIKGSEFVRDGRRVRVAAIRDITERRKAERTAALLLEERTARETEERTRRQAEFLLEATQILSSSFDTSTTLRQLAHLAVRSLADFCVVTLRDGDESEPAVVVHGDPAKQVLLELAVQQWREHWQDRHAFERVQAAGEAFLMPTITSTDLDNMARDAEHRRVLGELGTRSLMSAPISIGGELIGSIMLASSQPDRVYATEDLALAQELSRRAALAIQAARSYNQALAATRARDELLGIVAHDLRNPLNTISMAASFAVEMIEGEDARPLRRQLDIIDRTVEHMNRLIQDLLDASRVQTGQLALERMPTRPESVIHEAMDMLQPLATHAGVRMEADCGPELPAVLLDRQRMVQVLSNLVGNALKFTPEGGRIGIGAIVHESTVRFTVSDTGNGIPADQLPLIFGRFYQARSDKRGLGLGLSIAKGIVEAHGGEIWAESVVGQGSTFGVDLPV; this is translated from the coding sequence ATGATCGCCTCCACCACCTCCTCCATCCCGTCCGCGGATCCCCACGCCCGCCACGCCGACGAGATCCTCAGCGCTGTCGTGTTCGGTGCGCAGGACTTCCTGAACCACGATGACTGGGAGCCGGTGCTGGATCCCTGGCTCGAGCGCCTCGGCCGCGCGACCGGGTCGCACCGCGTGCGCGTGTTCCGGAACCTGGAGCCGGAGCCGGACAGTGGCCTGCGTACCGGCATCCTCGCGGAGTGGCGCGCGCCCGAGGTCGTCGGACTGGTCGATGCGCCGCTCGAAGAGCTGACGTACAGCCAGTGCGGCTGCGACCGCTGGCCGGCCGTGCTCGCGGGGGGCGAGCAGATCGTCGGCAGCACGGGTGACTTCGCGGATTGCGAGCGGGCGTTCCTGCGTGCACAGGGGATCGAGTCGGTCGCGATCGTGCCCGTGTTCGTGCGAGCGGAGTGGTGGGGCTTCATGGCGTTCGGCGACTGCGTCTCGCCACGCGAGTGGAGCGAGCCCGTGCTGCAGGCGCTGTCCGCGGCCGCCGGCATCCTGGGCGCAACGCTCGCGCGGCGTGACATGGAGCACCGGATCAGCGCGTCACTCGCGCGCGAACAGCTCGCCGCCGAGATCGGTGCACTGCTGACCGACGAGCCCCGCACGCTCGACGAGAGCCTGCACCGCTGCGCACGCACACTGGTCAAGCATCTCCACGCCGACGCCGTGCGTATCTGGCACATCGACGATGGCGGCCAGCTGCTGCGCTCGAGTCCCGCCGCGGGCCGGGTGCAGCGCATCCTGCCCGTGCAGGCACTGCAGGTGGGGGATTATGCGATCGGCAGGATCGCGGCGACCGCAGAGCCCGAGGTGTGGACCGACGGCATCCCGGAGCTGTGGCCGGGCAGCCTGGCGGCCGCGGAGGAGGACGGGCTGCGCGGCGGCGCGGGCCATCCGCTGAAGAAGGACGGCAAGGTCGTCGGCGTCGTGACCATGCTGCTGCGCGAGCCGCCGACGGAAGCACAGCTCGACTCGCTCGCCTCGATCACCGACGAGCTGGCGCTCGCGATCGAGCACAGCCGCGCGCAGAGCGCACACCGCCGCAGCGAGGAACGCTACCGCCAGCTGGTCGAGGCGACGGTCGAGGGCATCGTGATGCACGACAGGTCGGGCATCATCGACGTGAACCCCAGCACCACGACGCTGACCGGCTACACGGCGGAAGAGCTGATCGGCACACCGGCGGTCGACTACATCTCGCCCGCGTACCGCGACCTCGTGAGCCACTACGTCGCGACCAACTACCAGGAGCCCTACGAAGCGGAGATCGTGCACCGCAGCGGCCGCATCTTCCCCGTTGAGATCAAGGGCAGCGAGTTCGTGCGTGACGGTCGCCGCGTGCGCGTCGCTGCGATCCGCGACATCACCGAGCGCAGAAAGGCGGAGCGGACTGCGGCGCTGCTGCTCGAGGAGCGGACCGCGCGGGAAACGGAGGAGCGCACGCGCCGCCAGGCGGAGTTCCTGCTGGAAGCGACGCAGATCCTCTCGTCCTCCTTCGACACTTCCACCACGCTGCGCCAGCTCGCGCACCTGGCCGTGCGCTCGCTCGCGGACTTCTGCGTGGTCACACTGCGCGACGGCGACGAGTCGGAGCCGGCGGTCGTGGTGCACGGCGATCCGGCGAAGCAGGTGCTGCTCGAGCTGGCCGTGCAGCAGTGGCGCGAGCACTGGCAGGACCGCCACGCCTTCGAGCGGGTGCAGGCAGCGGGCGAGGCGTTCCTGATGCCGACCATCACGAGCACCGACCTCGACAACATGGCGCGTGATGCAGAGCACCGGCGCGTGCTCGGTGAGCTGGGCACACGCTCGCTGATGTCCGCGCCCATCAGCATCGGCGGCGAGCTGATCGGATCGATCATGCTCGCATCGAGCCAGCCCGACCGTGTGTATGCGACGGAAGACCTCGCGCTCGCGCAGGAGCTCAGCCGGCGCGCGGCCCTCGCCATCCAGGCCGCGCGCTCCTACAACCAGGCACTCGCCGCGACCCGCGCACGCGACGAGCTGCTCGGCATCGTCGCGCACGACCTGCGCAACCCACTGAACACGATCAGCATGGCGGCCAGCTTCGCCGTCGAGATGATCGAGGGCGAAGACGCGCGGCCGCTGCGACGCCAGCTCGACATCATCGACCGCACCGTCGAGCACATGAACCGACTGATCCAGGACCTGCTCGATGCGAGCAGGGTGCAGACCGGCCAGCTCGCGCTCGAGCGGATGCCGACCAGGCCGGAGTCGGTGATCCACGAGGCCATGGACATGCTCCAGCCGCTTGCAACGCACGCGGGTGTGCGCATGGAGGCGGATTGCGGCCCGGAGCTGCCCGCCGTGCTGCTCGACCGGCAGCGCATGGTGCAGGTACTCTCCAACCTGGTCGGGAACGCGCTGAAGTTCACGCCCGAAGGCGGGCGCATCGGCATCGGTGCGATCGTGCACGAGAGCACCGTGCGCTTCACCGTGAGCGACACCGGCAACGGCATCCCCGCCGACCAGCTCCCGCTCATCTTCGGCCGCTTCTACCAGGCGCGCTCCGACAAGCGCGGGCTCGGGCTAGGCCTGTCGATCGCCAAGGGCATCGTGGAGGCCCATGGCGGCGAGATCTGGGCGGAGTCGGTGGTCGGCCAGGGAAGCACGTTCGGGGTGGATCTGCCGGTCTAG
- a CDS encoding FAD-binding oxidoreductase — MSDLEIGDATRALRDSVLGQVIAPGEDGYDVARAGYFASIDRRPAAIVRPADAGDVARVVLLAREMGLELAVRSGGHSMAGHSSTGGGILLDLSPLNAIDIDAAARTAWVGGGATAGAITTAAGAHGLALGLGDTGSVGVGGITLGGGVGFLHRKLGLTLDQLLGAEVVTADGSRIYTDASTSPDLFWAIRGGGGNFGVVTRFQFRLGEVSDAVGGPLILPATPATIAGSVRAAIDAPEEMSGMILVMRAPPMPMLPAEVHGRLVVMLMLVYAGDADSGRRAFEPFRALATPLADMTQPMKYPAIYEGGHGPHPVATAVRNFFTDDVDLSAAEFILERLQQSTAPMSVVQFRVLGGAVARVPADATAFAHRGRRMMANAAAAFERLEERAQHQAWAEETAARLRGDHRGAYVGFMGAEGDARVREAYPGDTWTRLSRIKKRYDPDNVFRMNQNITPAQ, encoded by the coding sequence ATGAGCGACCTGGAAATCGGAGATGCAACGCGCGCGTTGCGCGACAGCGTGCTCGGGCAGGTGATTGCGCCGGGGGAGGATGGATACGACGTCGCACGTGCGGGCTACTTCGCGTCGATCGACCGGCGACCGGCGGCGATCGTGCGGCCGGCGGATGCGGGGGACGTGGCGCGCGTGGTGCTGCTCGCGCGCGAGATGGGGCTCGAGCTGGCGGTGCGCAGCGGCGGCCACAGCATGGCGGGGCACAGCAGCACGGGGGGCGGGATCCTGCTCGACCTGTCGCCACTGAACGCGATCGACATCGATGCGGCCGCGCGTACGGCGTGGGTCGGCGGAGGAGCCACAGCGGGTGCGATCACGACGGCTGCGGGTGCGCACGGGCTCGCGCTCGGACTCGGCGACACGGGCAGTGTCGGCGTTGGCGGAATCACGCTCGGTGGTGGCGTCGGCTTCCTGCACCGCAAGCTCGGCCTCACGCTCGACCAGCTCCTGGGCGCGGAGGTCGTGACCGCGGACGGCTCGCGCATCTACACGGACGCGTCCACCAGTCCCGACCTGTTCTGGGCGATCCGCGGCGGGGGCGGCAACTTCGGCGTCGTGACGCGGTTCCAGTTCCGGCTGGGCGAAGTCAGCGACGCGGTCGGCGGGCCGCTGATCCTGCCGGCGACACCCGCGACCATTGCCGGCTCGGTCCGCGCGGCGATCGATGCGCCGGAGGAGATGTCCGGCATGATCCTCGTCATGCGGGCACCGCCGATGCCGATGCTGCCCGCAGAGGTGCACGGCCGGCTCGTCGTGATGCTGATGCTCGTGTACGCCGGGGATGCGGACTCGGGACGTCGCGCATTCGAGCCGTTCCGCGCGCTGGCCACACCGCTCGCCGACATGACGCAGCCGATGAAGTACCCTGCGATCTACGAGGGCGGACACGGGCCGCACCCGGTCGCAACCGCGGTGCGCAACTTCTTCACCGACGACGTCGACCTGTCGGCCGCGGAGTTCATCCTGGAGCGGCTGCAGCAGTCCACGGCGCCAATGAGCGTCGTGCAGTTCCGCGTGCTGGGCGGCGCCGTCGCGCGCGTGCCCGCGGACGCGACGGCGTTCGCACACCGGGGACGTCGCATGATGGCCAATGCCGCCGCGGCGTTCGAGCGGCTGGAGGAACGTGCACAGCACCAGGCATGGGCGGAGGAGACCGCGGCACGGCTGCGCGGCGATCACCGCGGCGCCTACGTCGGCTTCATGGGTGCGGAGGGCGACGCGCGCGTGCGTGAGGCGTATCCCGGCGACACGTGGACTCGCCTGTCGCGCATCAAGAAGCGCTACGATCCGGACAACGTGTTCCGGATGAACCAGAACATCACGCCGGCGCAATGA